The following proteins are encoded in a genomic region of candidate division TA06 bacterium:
- a CDS encoding P-loop NTPase yields MEYADCKVFSGVALDHATNPRNHGPLKSHDGHARITGPCGDTMEFWMTVVDGHVDKVSFITDGCGSSLACGSMATTLAEGKPIEAAATLRQQDILGALGGLPPELEHCALLAANTIKAACQDYLKNRKAVCDTCGDKSCAASKRNKDESQEAFEDRRKLQSRLCRIRHKIVVLSGKGGVGKSTVAVNLAAALAKAGKRVGLLDIDIHGPSIPTMLGLEGSAVAGPDGEMHPIEVEGIKVVSIGFFLENQDHAVVWRGPMKTGVIKQFLKDVAWGELDYLIVDSPPGTGDEPLSACQLIGSLDGAVIVTTPQRVATVDVRKSITFCRLLEVPVLGVVENMSGFACPKCGQVTQILQTGGGKRIADDLRIPFLGSIPMNPKIAEAGDKGQAFIHHYSSTATSTIVMNIINPIISSCESTKQPNSIDL; encoded by the coding sequence ATGGAATACGCTGATTGCAAAGTTTTTTCCGGCGTGGCGCTGGATCATGCGACCAACCCCAGAAACCACGGACCGCTGAAATCCCACGACGGACATGCGCGCATCACCGGCCCCTGCGGCGACACCATGGAATTCTGGATGACCGTAGTAGACGGGCATGTTGACAAAGTATCGTTCATTACTGACGGATGTGGTTCCTCTCTCGCCTGCGGGAGCATGGCAACGACTCTGGCAGAGGGAAAACCAATCGAGGCCGCCGCGACCCTGCGGCAGCAAGATATTCTGGGCGCGCTCGGCGGGCTGCCGCCAGAACTTGAGCATTGCGCGCTGCTGGCCGCCAATACAATCAAGGCGGCTTGCCAGGACTATCTGAAGAATCGAAAGGCGGTTTGTGACACCTGCGGAGATAAGAGCTGTGCCGCCTCAAAGCGCAATAAGGACGAAAGCCAAGAAGCTTTCGAGGACCGCCGAAAGCTCCAGTCCCGGCTCTGCCGCATTCGGCACAAAATAGTCGTCCTCTCGGGCAAGGGCGGAGTGGGCAAGAGCACGGTGGCGGTCAACCTGGCGGCGGCGCTGGCTAAGGCTGGGAAACGGGTCGGATTGCTCGACATCGATATCCACGGTCCAAGCATCCCCACCATGCTGGGACTGGAGGGATCTGCGGTCGCCGGACCGGACGGGGAGATGCATCCCATCGAAGTGGAGGGAATCAAAGTCGTCTCGATCGGATTTTTTCTCGAGAACCAGGACCATGCCGTGGTGTGGCGGGGGCCGATGAAAACCGGCGTGATTAAGCAGTTCCTGAAGGACGTAGCCTGGGGGGAACTGGACTACCTTATCGTCGATTCCCCGCCGGGGACCGGCGACGAGCCGCTCTCCGCCTGCCAACTGATCGGCTCGCTGGACGGTGCGGTGATCGTTACCACGCCGCAGAGGGTGGCCACGGTAGACGTGCGCAAATCCATCACCTTCTGCCGGCTGCTGGAGGTTCCGGTGCTGGGCGTGGTTGAAAATATGAGCGGTTTCGCCTGCCCGAAATGCGGCCAAGTCACCCAGATACTGCAAACAGGCGGGGGGAAGCGGATCGCAGACGACTTGAGGATACCGTTTTTAGGTTCAATCCCAATGAATCCGAAAATCGCCGAAGCCGGCGACAAAGGACAGGCTTTCATTCATCATTATTCAAGCACAGCGACATCGACAATAGTAATGAACATCATAAATCCGATAATATCCTCGTGCGAAAGCACAAAACAACCCAATAGCATAGACTTATAA
- a CDS encoding zinc ribbon domain-containing protein, translating to MPTYEYQCRSCGSKFSRQQAISEDVLKKCPACGGEVDRLITGGSGFIMKGGVAGKKRTASGCSLETTGRTCCGRDQRCGKPECGDNE from the coding sequence ATGCCGACCTACGAGTACCAGTGCCGTTCATGCGGATCGAAGTTCTCCCGCCAGCAGGCGATATCAGAGGACGTCCTGAAGAAATGCCCCGCTTGCGGAGGGGAGGTGGATCGCCTGATAACCGGCGGCAGTGGGTTCATCATGAAGGGCGGAGTTGCCGGCAAGAAGCGCACCGCGTCCGGCTGCTCGCTAGAGACGACCGGACGAACCTGCTGCGGACGGGACCAGCGGTGCGGGAAACCGGAATGCGGCGACAACGAGTGA
- a CDS encoding rubrerythrin, whose translation MPEFGSPFSGRASDRKLTDGELVRAIRFMVAAEYEAIQLYMQLSESTDNKLAIEVLKDIADEERVHAGEFLRLLRALAPDEEKFYAEGADEVEGEIQKIK comes from the coding sequence ATGCCGGAGTTCGGATCGCCCTTTTCGGGAAGAGCAAGCGACAGAAAGCTCACGGACGGGGAGCTCGTCAGAGCAATTCGTTTCATGGTGGCTGCGGAGTATGAAGCCATCCAGCTGTATATGCAGCTTTCCGAGTCAACGGACAACAAGCTCGCCATCGAGGTGCTCAAGGACATAGCCGACGAGGAGCGCGTCCACGCCGGCGAGTTCCTGAGGCTGCTTCGCGCCCTGGCCCCCGATGAAGAGAAGTTCTACGCCGAGGGGGCGGACGAGGTTGAGGGGGAGATTCAAAAAATAAAATGA
- a CDS encoding class I SAM-dependent methyltransferase codes for MNASQKYIQSCRKGFWQKVFQLEIKYLIDHLKGCRDVLSIGCGPAFIEGKLARNGFRVTGLDVSCEALNCAPDKVRTVAARAEDMPFPESSFDAVIYVASLQFIDDYRKALEKSAAVLRPHGKIVIMLLNPESEYFRERVHDPDSYVSKIKHTDQQAITDAVAGSFKVRTEYYLGIDGNEVSLSAKKAGAALYIISGAKRDNH; via the coding sequence ATGAACGCATCACAGAAGTATATCCAATCCTGCCGGAAAGGCTTTTGGCAAAAGGTTTTCCAACTTGAGATCAAGTACCTCATTGATCACCTGAAGGGGTGCCGGGATGTCCTGAGCATTGGATGCGGCCCGGCGTTCATTGAAGGCAAATTGGCCCGGAACGGTTTCAGGGTCACCGGACTGGATGTCTCCTGCGAGGCATTGAACTGCGCCCCGGACAAAGTCAGAACCGTGGCGGCCCGGGCGGAGGATATGCCTTTCCCGGAATCCTCCTTCGATGCCGTGATTTACGTGGCCTCCCTTCAGTTTATCGATGACTACAGAAAAGCGCTGGAGAAATCAGCTGCCGTCCTGCGTCCCCACGGCAAAATCGTCATCATGTTGCTCAATCCCGAGTCGGAGTATTTCAGGGAAAGAGTACACGACCCCGATTCTTATGTCTCAAAAATAAAACATACGGATCAGCAGGCCATAACGGATGCGGTCGCCGGAAGTTTCAAGGTGCGTACCGAGTACTACCTTGGCATTGACGGGAATGAAGTGTCTTTAAGCGCTAAAAAAGCCGGTGCAGCGCTGTATATCATTTCAGGCGCCAAGCGGGATAATCATTAA
- the tsaA gene encoding tRNA (N6-threonylcarbamoyladenosine(37)-N6)-methyltransferase TrmO, translating into MSGTVAFRPIGVIRSEHRKGEETPIQPAYAKGCLGRAEILPEYAEGLKDIGGFSHIYLIYQFHRAGPAKLITRPFLQDTEHGVFATRSPCRPNAIGLSIVELVRIDGSVLHLDRVDILDGTPLLDIKPYTAKFDLIVNTRNGWQDQVDEETAQKRGRKGFRGGG; encoded by the coding sequence TTGAGCGGGACGGTCGCCTTCCGGCCCATCGGTGTCATCCGCAGTGAGCACCGCAAAGGAGAGGAGACGCCAATCCAACCGGCCTACGCCAAAGGTTGCCTGGGCCGGGCCGAGATACTTCCCGAGTACGCCGAGGGCTTGAAGGACATCGGCGGCTTCTCCCATATCTACCTAATCTACCAATTCCACCGGGCCGGACCGGCCAAACTCATCACCCGACCCTTTCTCCAAGATACGGAGCACGGTGTGTTCGCCACCAGGTCACCATGTCGGCCGAATGCCATCGGCCTCAGCATCGTCGAGCTGGTGAGAATCGATGGCAGTGTCCTGCACCTGGACCGCGTCGACATCCTGGACGGTACCCCGCTTCTTGATATCAAGCCATATACCGCCAAGTTCGACTTGATCGTGAACACCCGCAACGGCTGGCAGGATCAAGTGGACGAGGAGACGGCCCAGAAACGGGGTCGCAAGGGGTTTCGGGGGGGCGGTTAG
- a CDS encoding radical SAM protein — MRRQRVSTKGFRHIYGPVPSRRLGRSLGIDLVPFKTCTYDCIYCQLGRTTDKTVERREYVPVGAILEELDQKLAEGDVPDYISLAGSGEPTLHSGIGDLIQSIKAMTPIPVAVITNGSLLWKPDVAESLMAADLVIPSLDAGDERMFRYVNRPHQEIDFKRMVKGLAHFTGLFTGSVWLEVFLLAGLTGIPSEVEKIAKLVKRIRPMKIQLNTVSRPPAEEIAGAVALERMRELCAMFPGGAEVVYQGSQGVQEDVNADGVSNEDILAIIARRPCTANDVATGLGKHPLSMLKRLEKLVAEGRARRVLTDGKQFYTATATVESR; from the coding sequence ATGCGGCGACAACGAGTGAGCACAAAAGGATTTAGACACATATACGGCCCCGTCCCCTCAAGGCGTCTGGGACGGTCGCTGGGGATAGATTTGGTGCCGTTCAAGACCTGCACCTACGACTGCATCTACTGCCAGTTGGGCCGCACCACCGACAAGACGGTGGAGCGGAGGGAATACGTCCCGGTTGGCGCCATTCTGGAAGAGCTCGATCAAAAACTGGCCGAGGGAGACGTGCCGGATTATATCAGCCTGGCCGGATCGGGCGAGCCGACCCTCCACAGCGGCATCGGAGACCTGATACAAAGCATCAAAGCCATGACCCCGATACCGGTGGCCGTGATTACCAATGGTTCCCTGTTGTGGAAGCCGGATGTAGCTGAAAGTCTGATGGCTGCCGATCTGGTCATCCCCTCGCTGGATGCCGGCGATGAGCGCATGTTCCGCTATGTCAACCGTCCGCACCAGGAGATCGATTTTAAACGGATGGTGAAGGGTTTGGCGCACTTTACCGGCCTGTTCACCGGATCGGTATGGTTGGAGGTTTTTCTGTTGGCTGGATTAACCGGCATCCCGTCTGAGGTGGAGAAGATAGCCAAGTTGGTGAAGCGCATCCGCCCGATGAAGATACAGTTGAACACCGTGTCACGGCCGCCCGCTGAGGAAATCGCCGGTGCCGTCGCGCTGGAGCGAATGCGGGAACTATGCGCCATGTTTCCCGGCGGGGCCGAGGTCGTATACCAGGGATCCCAAGGGGTCCAAGAGGATGTCAACGCGGACGGCGTCAGCAACGAAGATATCCTGGCAATAATCGCCAGACGCCCCTGCACCGCAAATGACGTCGCCACGGGCCTGGGCAAACATCCCTTGTCGATGCTCAAAAGGCTTGAGAAGCTGGTCGCCGAGGGGCGGGCGCGGCGCGTCCTCACGGACGGTAAACAGTTCTATACCGCAACGGCAACTGTTGAAAGCAGGTAA
- a CDS encoding sulfite exporter TauE/SafE family protein has product MAETWFVLLTIGFSAGLLGGLLGIGGGVALMPVLRFFVGLSPAAAAGTTVAAVFCTTLGGGIKHYRLGHVPPRDLLPVILSGALSTLVFSILFLQLARRGHWLDFGIGCVFAILSLRIIWDMMAKREGIPDDALATGTIHGTTAVKIIWGAIAGILPGLFGIGTGAILVPAFRYFFKSQVKVAIVFAPMP; this is encoded by the coding sequence GTGGCTGAAACCTGGTTTGTGCTATTGACCATTGGGTTCTCGGCCGGTCTGCTGGGCGGGCTGCTGGGGATTGGCGGCGGCGTGGCGTTGATGCCGGTACTGCGCTTCTTCGTCGGACTCTCGCCAGCGGCGGCGGCCGGCACCACCGTAGCCGCGGTGTTTTGCACGACCTTGGGAGGCGGGATCAAGCACTACCGCCTGGGCCATGTGCCACCCCGCGACCTGCTGCCGGTGATTCTCAGCGGGGCCTTGTCAACCTTGGTGTTCTCGATCCTTTTTCTCCAGCTGGCCCGACGAGGACATTGGCTCGACTTCGGAATCGGATGCGTTTTCGCGATACTGTCGCTGCGCATCATCTGGGATATGATGGCGAAAAGGGAAGGCATTCCCGATGACGCTCTGGCAACGGGGACGATCCACGGCACAACTGCCGTCAAGATTATCTGGGGCGCGATCGCCGGCATTCTGCCTGGCCTGTTCGGGATCGGGACCGGCGCTATCCTAGTGCCAGCCTTTCGGTATTTCTTCAAAAGCCAGGTTAAAGTCGCTATTGTTTTTGCGCCAATGCCTTGA
- a CDS encoding ZIP family metal transporter — MMILTLIIAFSLLGSICSVGLAALFMLLKGKRLAFSVAGLIPYAIGTLLGAAFFGMIPHALHSLPSATVLPTVLAGIILFYVLEKFALWRHCHEQPCAHHTRAGAMILIGDSLHNFVDGVAIAVAFSGSIPLGIATSVAVIAHEVPQEVGDFAILLESGYSRSRALWFNLLSSLTAMLGAVMTYFLLPFVQSLVPYLLSVSAASFIYIALADLVPGRRATGGLRSLTWELPLIALGIGTIVVLRLSGAH, encoded by the coding sequence ATGATGATCCTGACCCTCATCATCGCTTTCAGCCTTTTAGGATCGATCTGCTCGGTGGGGCTGGCCGCGCTCTTTATGCTGCTCAAGGGGAAGCGGCTGGCCTTCAGTGTCGCCGGCCTGATACCCTATGCCATTGGCACGCTGCTGGGCGCGGCCTTTTTTGGCATGATCCCCCACGCGCTGCACAGTCTGCCCAGCGCCACAGTCCTGCCGACGGTTTTGGCCGGGATCATCCTGTTTTACGTGCTGGAGAAATTCGCCCTGTGGCGGCATTGCCATGAGCAGCCCTGCGCCCATCATACCCGCGCTGGAGCCATGATCCTGATAGGCGATTCGCTCCACAATTTCGTGGACGGTGTGGCCATCGCTGTGGCCTTTTCAGGATCGATCCCACTCGGCATCGCCACCTCGGTGGCCGTGATCGCCCACGAGGTTCCCCAGGAAGTCGGTGATTTCGCAATCCTGCTGGAAAGCGGTTATTCAAGGTCCCGTGCCCTCTGGTTCAATCTTCTTTCCAGCCTTACCGCCATGCTGGGTGCGGTCATGACATACTTTCTTCTGCCTTTCGTTCAGTCGCTGGTCCCGTATCTGCTCTCGGTGTCCGCGGCGAGCTTCATCTATATCGCATTGGCCGATCTAGTGCCCGGCCGGCGCGCCACCGGCGGCCTGCGCAGCCTGACCTGGGAGCTGCCGCTGATCGCGCTGGGGATAGGGACGATCGTCGTTTTACGGCTTTCAGGCGCACATTGA
- a CDS encoding NifB/NifX family molybdenum-iron cluster-binding protein, producing the protein MRIAIPLAEGRLSQHFGHCEAFALVDADPTAKKILKKVEIDAPPHQPGLLPRWLAEKGANMIIAGGMGQRAQGLFTEQGIKVLVGAPAEPPEKLVNDYLAGTLQTGDNACDH; encoded by the coding sequence ATGAGAATCGCCATACCCTTGGCGGAAGGAAGGCTGTCACAGCATTTTGGCCACTGCGAAGCGTTCGCCCTGGTTGATGCGGACCCAACGGCAAAAAAGATATTGAAGAAGGTGGAAATCGACGCGCCGCCACATCAGCCCGGGCTTCTGCCGCGGTGGCTGGCCGAGAAGGGTGCAAACATGATTATTGCGGGAGGCATGGGACAACGAGCTCAGGGTCTATTTACCGAGCAGGGAATCAAGGTGCTGGTCGGGGCCCCGGCCGAGCCGCCGGAGAAGCTGGTGAATGACTACCTGGCCGGCACGCTGCAGACGGGCGACAACGCATGCGACCATTAA
- a CDS encoding ATP-binding protein has product MILAIASGKGGTGKTTLAANLARTWDGPVQLLDCDVEEPNAHLFLRGNLRQEAEVGIPVPVIDAKRCDLCGECGRFCQYHAIAAVKPSPIVFPELCHGCGGCALVCPRKAISEVRRRIGVVEVLESENVTLIQGKLDVGVSLVPPLIRAVKSRLRTELPAILDAPPGTSCPVVTTLRGSEYVLLVTEPTPFGLHDLTLAMDMVRELQLPFGVVINRAGSGDDRVHDYCHKQGIPILLEIPDDRRIAEAYSRGVLMVDALPEYRGIFTKLWDNIQAAYEAKRE; this is encoded by the coding sequence GTGATCCTGGCCATAGCCTCAGGCAAGGGCGGGACTGGCAAGACCACCCTGGCTGCCAATCTGGCCAGGACCTGGGACGGGCCGGTACAGTTATTGGACTGCGACGTCGAAGAGCCGAACGCCCACCTGTTCCTCCGCGGCAATCTGCGCCAGGAGGCTGAGGTCGGTATCCCGGTTCCGGTTATCGACGCCAAGCGGTGCGACCTCTGTGGCGAGTGCGGACGGTTCTGCCAGTATCATGCCATCGCCGCGGTAAAGCCATCTCCGATCGTATTCCCGGAGCTTTGCCACGGCTGCGGCGGCTGTGCGCTGGTCTGTCCCCGGAAGGCCATCAGCGAGGTGCGGCGTCGCATCGGCGTAGTAGAGGTGCTGGAGTCCGAGAACGTCACCCTGATCCAGGGGAAACTGGACGTCGGCGTTTCCCTGGTGCCGCCGCTGATCCGGGCGGTGAAGTCGCGTCTGCGGACGGAACTTCCGGCGATCCTGGACGCGCCGCCGGGAACCTCCTGCCCGGTGGTGACCACGCTGCGGGGATCGGAGTACGTGCTGCTGGTTACCGAGCCGACGCCCTTCGGGCTCCACGACCTGACCCTGGCCATGGACATGGTGCGGGAGTTACAGTTGCCCTTTGGGGTGGTAATCAACCGGGCGGGATCGGGCGACGACAGGGTACACGATTACTGTCATAAGCAGGGAATACCTATCCTCCTGGAGATTCCGGACGACCGGCGAATCGCCGAGGCGTATTCCAGGGGCGTGCTAATGGTGGACGCCCTGCCGGAGTATCGGGGCATTTTCACCAAGCTGTGGGACAACATCCAGGCTGCATACGAAGCTAAAAGAGAGTAG
- a CDS encoding ATP-binding protein: protein MQELVVISGKGGTGKTSLAASLAVLAQRSVIADCDVDAADLHLVLAPDIKQRHQFDSGRLASIVPDRCNGCGLCQAHCRFGAVSEVNGKYHISPEACEGCGVCVRVCPTGAVDFPERHCGQWMVSETRCGPMVHARLGVAAENSGKLVSIVRDQARLLAQEAGRPLIITDGPPGIGCPVIASLTGASQALVVTEPTVLGEHDLMRVLSLAGHFGVPAAVCVNKWDLNMEMTERIEEKARQAGARGVGRIRYDGAVTLAQIQARAVVETNASCVEDIKHIWCQLGL from the coding sequence ATGCAGGAACTAGTCGTCATCAGCGGCAAGGGCGGCACCGGCAAGACCAGCCTGGCGGCATCGTTGGCCGTCCTCGCCCAACGCTCCGTAATCGCCGACTGCGACGTTGATGCCGCCGACCTGCACCTGGTGCTTGCGCCCGATATCAAACAGCGCCACCAATTTGACAGCGGACGACTGGCATCCATCGTGCCGGACCGCTGCAACGGCTGCGGACTGTGCCAAGCACACTGCCGTTTCGGGGCGGTATCGGAGGTTAACGGCAAGTATCATATCTCGCCCGAGGCCTGCGAGGGCTGCGGAGTCTGCGTCCGGGTCTGTCCGACCGGGGCGGTCGATTTCCCGGAGCGGCATTGCGGCCAGTGGATGGTCTCCGAGACCAGATGCGGGCCGATGGTGCACGCCAGGCTGGGGGTGGCGGCCGAGAACTCGGGCAAGCTGGTGTCCATCGTCCGCGACCAGGCAAGGTTGCTGGCCCAGGAGGCCGGGCGCCCGTTGATCATCACAGACGGCCCGCCGGGCATCGGCTGCCCGGTGATCGCCTCGCTCACCGGCGCCTCGCAGGCCCTGGTGGTCACCGAACCCACGGTATTGGGCGAGCATGATTTGATGAGGGTTCTTTCCCTGGCCGGGCACTTCGGCGTCCCGGCTGCGGTGTGCGTCAACAAGTGGGACCTTAACATGGAAATGACTGAGCGAATCGAGGAAAAGGCGCGCCAAGCCGGGGCGCGAGGGGTCGGTCGCATCCGGTATGATGGCGCGGTCACCCTGGCTCAAATACAAGCGCGGGCGGTCGTTGAAACGAATGCGTCCTGCGTTGAGGATATTAAACACATTTGGTGCCAGCTTGGCTTATAG